From the Motacilla alba alba isolate MOTALB_02 chromosome 1, Motacilla_alba_V1.0_pri, whole genome shotgun sequence genome, the window AACGTTGCTCCATGAATCAATTACCCTTTTTTAATTGTGATTGTCGGTAGCAATTTGTGGAATGTGGCACACCACAAATATTGTGCTCTGGTGTTTGAACAACTGAACACCCAAGCCCTGATGTCACTGTCAACACCCCGCTGCTGTTGGCAGGGAGGCAGTGCAGAAAGCGAGTGCCCAAAGGGATTGTCTCTTCACTTACACTCTCGGgctctctgccagctcctgtttCCTCTAGCAGTATATGGAGTGAGAGAAAGCATCCTCTCTCAGAGAGTCAAGCATGTGAAAAGAAGATTTCACATGtgaaactgagacctggaaaaCAATCACTTGGCTTccctttctttaatttatttcccaTATGATGGAGAAAATTGCATAGAGTTTATTTTTAGATTACTAGTCATTTTATGTGACTAGAATCCCATTTTGAATAATAAATTGAGGTGAGAATTAACCTTGGGAGCTTTTTCACATAGGTGTTGCATGctcctttacttttttttctttttttaataaatgtgtaAACTCTATGGCAGAATAAGCATAAGGTTAGAAGATTTGTGCTCCTGATCATGTTTCAAAACATTCTTCAGACAGAGTTCAAGGAAAAGTCCACTGAAGTGAGTTTGAGATACAGATACTTCCACTGACAGCTGCTAATGTCTGATTAAGCCCCCGTTCCACAGCCTTGAGCAAGTCTCACATCACATTTAAGCAAAGAGGATGAGTATGTACTTACCTGAAGAAATGCTCATGTTTTTTTATAAGGCTTCAAATTTGAACATACAAATGAGATGCAAGAACTATGGTTTAGCAGTCACTACCTTTCCTGCAATGCGAATTTCATAGAAGGCAAGAAAAAGCTTGCTGCCTGGTCCTAGTTCATCCCTTCAAGGTGTTAGCGGCAAACTGTTAGCAAGGGTCCAATTTCCTCCTTGCAAATGGAATCACCAATGTGCTGAAAAGTGCTTTCCTTTAGCATGCAAATGACTGATAGAGTGCATGTCTAGCAGGGTACTACAATATCAAATATGAGTTGACTTTTTCAACTGATTTGTtgaattgtttttaataatcaCAGGAATAAACTGCTGACACAAAACTCAataaagcactaaaaaaaataaattatcagcTCATTAATATCCCAACTAAAAATTCCTAAGCTAGCTATCCTTTACAAATCATGGCCTCAGACATTTCTTGAGGATGTCAGCTCTATCCCATCTAAGTGCGCTTTGTTGTCCTCAGAAGTTACTTAACAAGTGACAGTTTTGCATGAACACGCATCTTCCTTGCATTCTCCAAATAATAACAAACATAAGCAAACATAAAAGGACAAGGAGAGGTGCAATTTCTCTAGCCACACCGCTAATGCAAACCATTATGGAGAGCATTTAATTCTACAGAAATTGGCTGACCTCTTGCCACCAAAATGCAACAACACTCATTTTGCTTCACCAGAACAACCCTGCCTTCATATGGAATGTACATGTAACATTACTAAGGTAGTGTGACTACCTCAGTATTActccaccagaaaaaaaaggcataggaaggcaaaaaaacagcaacagtGTAAAATTTTTGTCACTGTATCTCAGAAATATAATTGAATCTAAGCTCAGCACTGGAGTCTGGTTTGTAGATAGCAACAAAGCTCCATCTAAGGCTGTGGTTTACACTGATTTAGGGGATCCATGGCTCTGTCCCAAAATGAGTAGAAGAAAAGAAGGCGATGTTGCTACTGGACaagcagtttctgaaaaaaagccaGACCCCAGTCATACAAACATTCACTCTTCTTTAATTTCAGGAGAACATTTCCTGCAGTTAAGTCAGGGGAATACTGACTTAGACAAATCTGTGAGAAGTTAGAGAATTCATAGAGGAGAACAATTCTAAAGaatatttatattacatttaCTCTCActtaaaaatcaggaaaatctTTGGCAAAACTGAAAAGGCTGGGTCTGTAACATCACTGGAGATGCTTATGAACTGATCATCAGGGAAATTTCACAATTCCTAGTCATGAGGTTCAATGCCCAAAGCATCAAAACAGTAAACTGCCATTACCTCATTTTACAGAACTTGTTCAAAAGCTAGCACAGTTAGCTGGTATCCAACACAGAAAATCCCTTGGGAACATTTTTAATGCCAATTATTATGAAAATAGGTAAATAGCCCAAATTTATATGATCTATTCCTGGTCCTTGCTTTCTTGAGAGGTTCTTTTGGCCTTCAGTCTTGCACAGTTCCTGACTTACACCACGTTCATCTCAGTTTTGAAGGTGTTCATGCACTGCAGGAGGAAGCTAGACTTTATACACCACATCTCCAAATGCAGTGGAGCTCGAATTTAGGAAGACTGTGGGCTGACTGGAAATCCTGGTTTACTATAGAAAGTATTGTTGGGATTGCCATGGGGACAAGATTTTACCTCCTCAAAAATACAGCTCtggaaatgctttgaaaaatagCCAACCAAGGGGGAGAGGACAACCATgaaacagagaaagcagcatCCCCCGGGATTTTACTGAAATGTATTTACAGTTCTTGCATGTATTAATACTGTTTGTGACTCAGGGCTTTTAATTCAGCATCAATCACACTCGCATCAAATACCCTGCTGGagggcaaggagcagggagcaaTACGCTCCGTGGTTTCCTTTCAGGTACAccagaagaaatgaaatgaattCTCACATGCCTGCTCCTCAGACCTCGAAAGCGAGCGTGCCTTTGCTCCcgtgcagggctgctgccagacAAAGGCGCAGAGATTTCCCCGTCTCCCTGTCAGTCAGCCTCATGCACACGCACACATACTCCCCCCGGCGTCTCTCGGCTCTTTCACGTGAATACTTCAGTAATTTGCCAATGCCGTGTTTGCAGAAACAGGAATCACGCGTCCCGTACACTCCCTgcttcttccccctcccctaCAGCAGCTGCCCACCGCGACAGATGATGCTGCGGCTGGGAGCGATTGCTGCTCGGGGCTGCCTGTCTCAATCCCCCGAGCCGAGGGAACCGCTGGGCACATCTGGAACACCGCAGcgggggcaggcagcagcccagaCCCAGCCGAGGGCCCCCACAGCCCCGTCCTCGGCCCCAGCCCTGTTTCCCTCCGGCCACAGGCTGACTGGGCCGGGCGGGCGGTGCCaggccggggccgccccgctgctcgggagcagggctgggaggcagggCCCGGCGGCATCTGGCCAGAGCCATTGTCTGCTGGCCCGGCACCAAAGCCTGGCCTGGGGGCGTTGTGGGGTGGCTCCCTTCTTCCACTGCAGCAGGGGTGCAGCGACATCAGCAATGGGAttttgctgtccctgcatcGGGATGCAAAGGCAGCGGGGGGTTGGGGGCGCGCCGGCGACAGCTCCCGGAGCTCTGAAGGGACGAGGGTTTCGGCTTTTCCTTCCAAATGCCGACATTTGAGTAACGTTATCAGCGAGATGATATTGCTCAACCAGGAGAGCGTCACGCAGGGACGTGGAGCACAGCCACCGCCCGGCTCCAGCCAAGCACAGCCCTCCGCCGCCGCGGGAGGCGGCCGgcggctgcccctgccctggccgcGGTCCCTGCCTCTGTCCCGGGCtcagcccccggcccggcccgccccggaCACGCAGCAGCCCCGGGACGCGGGCCCGGGAGCCAGGGGCAGTGGCCGCCCCTCCCGGCCCGTCCTGGGGCTGTCTCCCGTCGGtcggggccggggcagggacCGAGGAGACTGGGGCGATGCTCGGCTACGA encodes:
- the LOC119703711 gene encoding synapsin-1-like — its product is MKTGITRPVHSLLLPPPLQQLPTATDDAAAGSDCCSGLPVSIPRAEGTAGHIWNTAAGAGSSPDPAEGPHSPVLGPSPVSLRPQADWAGRAVPGRGRPAAREQGWEAGPGGIWPEPLSAGPAPKPGLGALWGGSLLPLQQGCSDISNGILLSLHRDAKAAGGWGRAGDSSRSSEGTRVSAFPSKCRHLSNVISEMILLNQESVTQGRGAQPPPGSSQAQPSAAAGGGRRLPLPWPRSLPLSRAQPPARPAPDTQQPRDAGPGARGSGRPSRPVLGLSPVGRGRGRDRGDWGDARLRAELKAVLVCLSVCVCLCACVCLRV